The following coding sequences are from one Carassius auratus strain Wakin chromosome 47, ASM336829v1, whole genome shotgun sequence window:
- the LOC113064860 gene encoding immediate early response gene 5 protein-like, giving the protein MEYKVEAHRIMSISLGKIYNSRVQRGGIKLHKNLLVSLVLRSARQVYLSEYYSGACLNAQNEREGNEWDITDSEREKFPPSATECDRVESTEEPQQSEQSEKGRDYRENDDEVKSDQADSTSTLQQEQNQNSSLDSVAKVSSETPPETSNEPKESPSDSAVAESDSTPEANGESHQPPKTQRKRSAEESESGDSPQKRTKVASSNAEESEEAEEMDTSNVSNLITIFGSSFSGLLSKDGAKPEAEDSGQICCDQMLKNLNPWSTAIVAF; this is encoded by the coding sequence ATGGAATACAAAGTGGAAGCCCATCGGATTATGAGTATTTCCTTAGGGAAAATCTACAACTCACGCGTTCAACGAGGCGGTATTAAATTGCATAAAAACCTCCTGGTCTCGCTGGTCCTTCGCAGCGCGCGTCAGGTCTATCTGAGCGAGTACTACAGCGGCGCGTGCCTGAACGCTCAAAACGAACGCGAAGGTAACGAATGGGACATCACGGACTCAGAGCGGGAGAAATTCCCTCCCTCTGCAACGGAATGCGACCGAGTGGAGAGCACGGAGGAGCCTCAACAGAGCGAGCAGTCCGAGAAAGGGCGCGACTATCGCGAAAACGACGATGAGGTGAAATCAGACCAGGCGGATAGTACTTCCACTTTACAACAAGAGCAAAACCAAAACTCCTCGTTAGACTCTGTGGCTAAGGTTTCATCTGAAACACCACCGGAAACCAGTAACGAGCCCAAGGAGAGTCCCTCAGACAGTGCGGTAGCAGAAAGCGACTCAACACCTGAAGCCAACGGGGAATCACATCAACCACCCAAAACGCAAAGGAAAAGAAGCGCGGAGGAGTCGGAAAGTGGCGATTCGCCTCAAAAAAGGACCAAAGTTGCCTCCTCAAACGCTGAAGAGAGCGAGGAAGCCGAAGAGATGGACACGAGTAACGTGTCCAACCTCATAACGATATTTGGTTCCAGTTTCTCAGGACTTCTCAGCAAAGACGGCGCCAAACCTGAGGCCGAGGATAGTGGACAGATCTGCTGTGACCAAATGCTGAAGAACCTAAACCCTTGGAGCACGGCGATAGTAGCTTTCTAA